A segment of the Labrus mixtus chromosome 15, fLabMix1.1, whole genome shotgun sequence genome:
TGGATTTATGAAGGCTACAACGACAGATCCTATGTATAACACTGAAACGCATACAGATTAAACCACAAGACATGCACATTGGTGGCTGTAAGCATGGATTAAAGCTTAGCTTGTTGCCATTGTAAAATTCATGATGTATCTATCAATAACTGAAGTCTCAAACAAACTACATCTAGCAGACTAAAAATACCTAAAGAATAACAATTAAAGTTAGCATCATTTTAATGTGATGTACTGTTGTAATTACTGCTACCTGAAATAACAcgcaatatattttttgttttaggtttaaGACCGAGGTTTCAACATCACTCCGTCTCAATTGAATTCAAAACCGGAGCTACACTATTTAAAACCAACGATGTCCTGAATCAAAACTCACTAGATTCGGGCTGAATTGTTGTCTTGTAGTTATCTACATTACCTATTTTTTTGAAGGTACTGGGAAGGCAAAGGTAATTTTCATCCTACAGAAGAGAGCTACAACACTTGCAAGTCAATCAGAATAAACACAAACCCTCTACAACTGTTTACTAGCATACATGCTCTCAAATTCTGTAATTTGGTGTTCTTAGCTCAGACTGCAAGGGTTGTTCAAAAAGCACAAAAGAGACTCCCTCTTTGTACACTGAGTATTGTGGTATACGACCACCAAGGCCAACACTTAGAACAGCATATTCAGAGAGCAGTTCATGGAAAAtgactttctttcttctctatTTAAGCAGTAATGAAGATTTAACTGGAGCAAAAGTATGTGTGAATGACCACTTTTTTGTAGGATATGGTGATTCATGTCACTTTTAAAAGCTGGAAATAAGTGctttataatgataataataataatgattgcCGATATGCAATTATTTTATGGAGAAATCCTCATCCTAAATGTGCATGATGTGCTGCTTTTTGTATCAGTGTATTAATGACTCTGGCTAATGTGTATACTCAGCAGTGAGTGTAGTAGTGcctaaagaagtgggtatactcttcatttcccccccccccaaatgttTTTACAAAGGCCGGTCTAGAAGAGGATAGAAGGCCTCTGTTTGGGCACCAGTGGCTAAGAGGTAAGTTCACACGGCCATGAAGGGAGGCCATACTTTGAAGCGGGCAGTCCGGGTTTCAATCCAACCCGTGTCTTCTTTcacacatgtcattccccagtTTCAACGTCATCCTTTCACCCCAccctagtaaaaaaaaattgcagcataCTACGTCatactgtcaatcaatcaatccatggtgtgaatcagaggagatttagaagtgggtaaaCCTAACCCTGTGGAGACTAAGATAAGCGGATATACCCGTACACCTGCGTAAACCTTCCACTACACTACTGTTTATACACACTGTTTTAGGTGTAACCTAAATGTTGAGGGCTGAAGTTCATCGACATCAAAAGTTGAGTTGAGGCATGGGAATGAAGGCAGCGAGAACGATTCCACTTTAAGGTTTTTATTAGCACAGGTTTTTTCCTTAACTTGTCAAGTGTTTTTCCTGTTTCGGAGACAAAatataacaattatttattcgCCTCGTTAACAAAATAACGTTCAATAATTCTAAACAGGCTCAGTAAACAGAGGATGtataaattaaacaataaatcaagTCTGCCTCTATGGATCATTAACAAACATAATCACTAAACTAATTTACTCAAACAATAACTCACATGTGGACACACTCGACAAAGAAAGGTGGAACAGACCTGAGCAACGAACTCTCCTTCCCTTTATGGGAGACCTGATTTGGGGACCTCATTCACCTGTGGCTGCTTGCTGCATCCAGCACAGGTGTTTCTTGTTGCTCCTAATTGAGCTCAGGGACTCAAGGCAGACATGACATCTCAACACACACGTGATTACCCCTTTCTTTACTGATGAGTGTGACACCATGAATGGTTATGCCTCACTTCACCTGCAGATGGAGACAATTTTACATACTTATCATAGGAGGGATTGATGAGAATATGCTCACATGAAAAACATCCACTTTTCATTTCCTTCTTATTGTACTCCTCTCAACATGTAAAAGGTGACTACAGTTAATActacaatattttattttggttttcacTTCCCAACCACCATACTTATGATTACCTTTATTTAATACAATAGATAATacaattaagttttttttagttttttttaaagatttgtttattAGGACTAAACTTAAACTTTACAAGCAAATCCACTGTCAATATGAACATTTTGTGGTgtgtttcaaacagacacaaacacatataaataaataataataataataaataaaaaaaataacaagaaaatcTAGATGTATATACTTAAATAGATTTAGCAAGTGTACTTCTAATATACCCCTATATCAATTAGGCAATTCTATATAGTTATAATATAAGTATATTACAACTATATTAATAATACTATTAACAACAGCATCAATAATTGTagtaaaaataattacaataatagtATGTATGCAAAGTAATGATTGAGAAAGAAATAAGAGAAAGAACACACAAATCCAGTGTCTATTCACTTgtaatatatctatatattacAACGTAATATAATTGTAACAATTGCTATTATTGTTTTAAGTaataatcataaaaacaaaaaatttagagaagaacaaaaacaaaaaacaaacaaaaacaaaaccctgaAACAAATCCTCCCATAACCCACCCTTCTCCacatttaagttattttaatatatttgttatttataCACTTATGATAACAGCTTTGTACTTTTGAAACAGCTTTTATCTGGACAATTGTACAAGTGTATACTTTATATAGTtggctcgtgtgtgtgtgtgtgtgtgtgtgtgtgtgtgtgtgtgtgtgtgtgtgtgtgtgtgtgtgtgtgtgtgtaaacgacCTCATTGATCCTGTTAgatccttcctcctcctcgttgtTGAGCTCTCAGTCTGTGTATACTGGTTGAGCTGCTGATGGGGACAAGAGGCTGCTAAACTGGTTAGCAGGTATAAACACTCCGGCTTTAAAATGGCAGCGATGAACCGAACAGGTAGgaccttacaaaaaaaaaacctcataatATTTTCTGAAGTTGTcacacccctttttttttacacgtgcATTTTCAGTCGGCAggtaaagtgtttgttttgtgtttgtgctgctgtctgaGATGGCTAATGGTAGCCTCACAAGCAACAGGTAGAGCTAACGTCAGCTAGCTTTGGTTAGCCTCCTACAGTTCAGCACCGAGGACAGCTCCGACTCTTTGtagtagatttaaaaatgtaactttcagGAACTTTGAACTCATGAGTGCTTAGAAAAACCATAAGCCTTTATAAAAGTAGCATATTTTACTTTTCTATGTATTTCCCTTAAAGAGTTATTGTGGGAATACTTGAGTCCTAAACTAatctaaaatgtgaaaattataTTGAAAAACTGTTATCCGATAGTATTCTATGTTTTATTAATACATTGTTGTGCATATTTACTTATAAAATATGTAACTATCAGTATCTGTGTCAAGTATTTATTTGCCCATTCATCACTGTTAGGTTATGGTGCGACTTCTTCATCCATGAACTTCCCTACAAGGATAACAGAAAATGGATTATCGCCCTCAGATCTCACCGAGGAGGACATAGACAATCTACAGATTGAACTTACAAAGGTGatgcaattgttttttttttccatatatttaaatcaaaatgtgttccaaaaataattttaaaaaacaacaacaaccaaggTGTTCCACAGCATCTGGTCACTGCTTCATTTATATTGAATtcatcttttgtgttttgtcccttcagatggaggaggaaattCAGACCTTGCGGCAGGTACTTTTTGCCAAAGAAAAATATGCAGCAGACATTAGGAGGCAGCTGGGTATGGGTCCTCTCAGTAACATCAAACAGAACTTGTCCAAAGGCTGGCAAGACGTCCAGACCTCGGCCCCGTAAGTTGAATTTCTAGACTGGTAGCTTTCGCTGTGATATTTTATCATCGCTAAACAAAGTGGCAACTAAGGCCTAGCTGTGTGGTTAAAACGCCACTATGCTCTCCCACTGTCTTATCTGATTTAAGAAACCCTGCTGGCAGGACATCCGCCACGCATTGTCTTAGTGTGACACGGTTACATAACCATGGAAAGCACGCTAATTACTAATGGCTGTTGTGGTCTGTTTTAAGTCTGGGTAATAATCTGCCAAGTTGTTTATGTTCTGCCGTTGTTTCAGATACCTGACAGCCTCGGCCACTTTGGACGACATCAGCCACTCTAACGCGTGAGTGCTGATCTTTATGTTTCCCAAGTTTTTGTCGTCTGCTCACATGTTAAAAAAGGATCGCCAAAGAAACAAGTGATGGGATTTTGCAGGTCAAATAGGATCTATGCCCTGTTAATAGTCTTACAACCTGACTTAGCACGGGGAGCAGTAGTATTACCATGCACCATCAGAGCCAGCCTGAAGCACTGCTCTGGACCATAACCAATACTGTATATGGGCTCATTGTTTACTGTTTCATTTCTGTTGTGATTGTGAGAAATGTCATACTTTGTGCTCTCTGTATGATATATCCTAGTTATGAGCGTGAACTGTAAATGTGTTGTTGCTGTCCTTCTCTCAGTTTCTGccttgtaatgtttttttttttaacctgcagaTATGTGAGGACATGGGACGGTCTCTCACATGCAGGCCATGTGACATCTTCTGCACTGTCCAGCATGGGCATGGTCATCACAAGGCGACTTACAGAAATGAGGTACACAAAACGGTTTGGCAAAGAAATGTTAATTAATTTGTCATaacaaaaaactaaagcaaaaaataaatcactatAACTCGAACAGGGAggaaaaaagattgaaaataaacatttaaacacaacaatAGCCAAACAAATCATATCAAAACCAACAttaacatcttttttatttattttctgttgaacttttgttccaatttaaaaaaatatatatatatattttaatttaatttttttaatgaaaaagttCATTCTTCCCCCAAGTTTTTTGTTGAGGTGAAACAtaattttaaagtaaaataaatagtcAGTATTCTGGCACCAAACTTATTTACTGTCCACTGTGGACTCTCTGTGAAAGAGGTCAAAACATCCTTTTTACAATTCATTCTTctatagaaataaaatgttgtcaGAGAACTGCTTCAAGTTCGTGTTACGTATTTGTTTAGGCAGTAAGCAAACATAATCCTATCACACCATTACAGCAGGAAGTCGGCGGCAGTATCTGATTAGTCTGTTGTTCTCCACCATTTGTAAACACGACTGTGTGACGTCATCTATGTGTCTTTCTTTATCTCAACAGAGCTCTGCCTCTCCCGAGCCCACCACGGTAAGATCTTTGAGCAGGGACACTGAATGAACAGAAGAGGGTGCTGAATGagccccagtgtgtgtgtgtgtgtgtgtgtgtgtgtgtgtgtgtgtgtgtgtgtgtgtgtgtgtgtgtgtgtgtgtgtgtgtgtgcgtgtttgtgtgtgtcaccaGACACCAGAgtgaaaagtttaaagttttataCAGCCTCTCTGTTGTAGTGAGAACAAATTTGTAGCTGTGTGACTGTTTAAACACTAATCCGGTTTCGactgaattaaatatttaagttgGGTCatacaaaaatattttctgaatGACCcaacttaaatatttaattacaaATTTTTGCCAACAATTTTAACAGttgattcataattgatcaattttaattaaattacttACTAAGAAAATATGATAAATATTTGCTAATCACTtgattaaatgattttaaatatttagtttaccTTAACCAAGACTGCACATAATTGTTGTAGCTCTTAAGATTTGTTGTTTATTCCCTTTTGAGCTGTAAGTCTGTTTTGCTTATCCAGTATGCGTCTGTACtgagtgcaaataaaaaaaacaaacaaacttgttCAGTAAAGCTGACTTTGattattttaacacttttataCAAAAATCTCATCAACAACAAAAGTGACATACTAGTCAAAATGGAAAGTTGTGATTAAAGCAgcgctttaaaaaaagatgtcagaatatttcaaataaatcaaatacttTTAATAGAGCTTTACTGATCAGAATAACGTTTTTGTTTCCAAACCCTACCTGTTTCTATCAATGCTCATATCCCTTCTTTCTGTGTCTTACGCAGCACCCTGAGCCACACCATCAGTGTGCCAGCTATGAGGTAAAACTTGTGTTCCTGTACTTCTCATCGTCGTATTTGTGTGTTGTATAAAAACATGCTCTATTAATCTGGGCTGATAATCAGTCTCAGACTAGATCAAGTGACTGGCTAATGAAGGTCCCACGAGTAGACACTAACATTGGGAAAACAGCCTTTACCTTTTGTGCTGCATAAACCTGAAACAcattacaaaacacattaaGGCTCAATGCAATGGTTaccatgggtcaatttaaaaacctgaCCACAAATCACTGTgctcatgagtgtaaatgtgtctAACTGTAGTTGCCTGCTATGCTGGCTTATTCTTCTGGTtttataatctatgtattttgtcttcctgtttttgtcatCTATtggttttaattgtactctcgacATCCCTGTAAATAAtttctcgagaataaataaaggtaaaatgaaatgaaataaaatgcgTAACTCTCTGCTCATCTTTCTGTAGACACTCCAACACATTCAAGTCATTCGAGGAAATGGTTGGCAATGTGAAGGTGAGTCTGCAGACACATTGAGCATGCactgttctgtctctgtttgtgagAATTGATGACCATGTTTCATATGTGAATCGAAACAGGACAAGGTGACGGGCAATTCGACGAATAATGGAGACACTGCTGGGTTTGAAAGAAGATTCTCACGCCACAGCACATGAGATGGACCCTCGGAGCAAGTTGAAATGGATGAATAACATATGCTACCATGTCCTTTGGAACTGACCGTTGATATTTCTGACCTTTGCATCAATACAAGACAACTCGTAGAAAGTATGCAGTTACTCTGGCTAACCTTTGTTGACTTGTGAATACATTGTTGGATAAATGTaacttaaaacatatttattttgacataCCTGAACCTAACTACTCAAATAAGCAGAATTACTTACAGTATTCGTTCATTGATATTAATTCTGACCTTAACAGTAGAAAAGATCATTAAATGAAGTATTTTTCTACTGTGAGATTTTTCAATTAAAGTCAATTGAatggtgtttttattgtcattaaTGGTCACTTAATTAAATTAACTTGTGTTGTTGCCTTATTTTATGTCAAGCCTTTGGGTGGCGCAAGAGGCTTCAAAAGTTTTAACAGGCTTGTGTTATATTGTGGAAAGTAGATGCAGGTGTCCCTAATACAGCAGCAAATCCATTTAAGTGAAATCAAAAGCGGAAACCGTACCCCAGAAAAGACATGGCCGCAAAAGAAACAATAATGTAATCAAAACTGTATTAAGGTCAAATGTGATTGCAGCATTGTATTGTATGATAAATGCAGTTTTAGCCTTCTCAACATAgtatggtttaaaaaaacaacacaaaatgaatctAGAACAATAAAGTagaatattaaattaaaaagggTAATAGTGAAGTAGCTCTGGAAAGGTAATCGTaagtaacatttaaataaaagttttaaaaaaaacagtacatgcatgcacatattGAGGCAGCTATATTTAATGTGTTACATATGAATGTGACTTTTTTCGGAGTGGACCACTTGCAAtccaaattattt
Coding sequences within it:
- the LOC132990154 gene encoding tumor protein D54-like isoform X2, translated to MNFPTRITENGLSPSDLTEEDIDNLQIELTKMEEEIQTLRQVLFAKEKYAADIRRQLGMGPLSNIKQNLSKGWQDVQTSAPYLTASATLDDISHSNAYVRTWDGLSHAGHVTSSALSSMGMVITRRLTEMRALPLPSPPRTLSHTISVPAMRHSNTFKSFEEMVGNVKDKVTGNSTNNGDTAGFERRFSRHST
- the LOC132990154 gene encoding tumor protein D54-like isoform X1; translated protein: MAAMNRTGYGATSSSMNFPTRITENGLSPSDLTEEDIDNLQIELTKMEEEIQTLRQVLFAKEKYAADIRRQLGMGPLSNIKQNLSKGWQDVQTSAPYLTASATLDDISHSNAYVRTWDGLSHAGHVTSSALSSMGMVITRRLTEMRALPLPSPPRTLSHTISVPAMRHSNTFKSFEEMVGNVKDKVTGNSTNNGDTAGFERRFSRHST